From Actinopolymorpha cephalotaxi, one genomic window encodes:
- a CDS encoding cyclodeaminase/cyclohydrolase family protein, whose translation MDGMDGMDGTNGVDGVDGVDGVDTGGSNAGGSDTGTIAGWLERLASADPAPGGGAAAAMQVAIGAALVSMVTNLTIGKPVHAAHEEHATQVRERADALRIEALRLGREDEAAFTALMTAYRLPRTTEEERTARRDAVRSATHAAALPPLAIAAAAADVVALAESLRGRSNPQVVSDLAVAAAAAAGAAESAAVNVEINLSSLPDSDVKAELTADLEEHLAVAERGRSLVADIRREITR comes from the coding sequence ATGGACGGCATGGACGGCATGGACGGCACGAACGGCGTGGACGGCGTGGACGGCGTGGACGGCGTGGACACCGGCGGCTCGAACGCCGGCGGCTCGGACACCGGCACGATCGCCGGCTGGCTGGAGCGGCTGGCGTCCGCCGACCCGGCCCCCGGCGGTGGTGCGGCCGCGGCGATGCAGGTCGCGATCGGCGCGGCGCTGGTGTCGATGGTGACCAACCTGACGATCGGCAAGCCGGTGCACGCCGCGCACGAGGAACACGCCACCCAGGTCCGTGAGCGGGCCGACGCCCTGCGCATCGAGGCGCTGCGGCTGGGCAGGGAGGACGAGGCCGCGTTCACGGCACTGATGACGGCCTACCGCCTTCCCCGTACGACCGAGGAGGAACGCACGGCCCGCCGCGACGCGGTGCGGTCCGCGACCCACGCCGCGGCGCTGCCACCGCTGGCGATCGCGGCCGCCGCCGCCGACGTGGTGGCGCTGGCCGAGTCGCTGCGGGGGCGGTCCAACCCGCAGGTGGTCTCCGACCTGGCGGTAGCCGCCGCCGCGGCAGCCGGTGCCGCGGAGTCCGCCGCCGTCAACGTCGAGATCAACCTGTCCTCGTTGCCCGACAGTGATGTCAAGGCCGAATTGACAGCTGACCTGGAGGAGCACCTCGCCGTCGCCGAGCGGGGCCGCTCGCTGGTCGCCGACATCCGCCGGGAGATCACCCGATGA
- a CDS encoding sensor histidine kinase — MLPATPGSIDHVRDLPHAEQVRLAKKVPDSPRTFEDRALPGPYRLVATTFKNGARLVVGLPLRSLNDTVRRLVLIEFAVGLAGLAVTAALGSMLIRVGLAPLGRMTTTTRRIAETDLTGPEAAVRLRAPVLPPQTEVGQLGSGLNHMLEAIDASFQARNEAERQLRQFIADASHELRTPLSTVRGYAELFDRSTRDRDGSPELARNLDLAELGTAMRRIAEESNRMSLLVDDLLLLARLDQGRPLDHRPVDLCRLAVDAASDFRVRDQDHPIRLDLPADPLVVDGDEGRLRQVLANLLANVHAHTPAGTVVDLRVRGDGDGAALIEVHDDGPGVPPVAVDHVFDRFYRADTSRTRASGGTGLGLAIVQAVVDAHHGTVRVSSRPGETTFRVRLPAG; from the coding sequence ATGCTGCCCGCGACCCCCGGCTCGATCGACCACGTGCGGGACCTGCCGCACGCCGAGCAGGTCAGGCTCGCCAAGAAGGTGCCCGACTCCCCGCGTACGTTCGAGGACCGCGCACTGCCCGGCCCGTACCGCCTGGTGGCCACGACCTTCAAGAACGGCGCCCGGCTGGTGGTCGGGCTGCCGTTGCGGTCGCTCAACGACACCGTGCGCCGGCTGGTGCTGATCGAGTTCGCGGTCGGACTGGCCGGGCTCGCCGTCACCGCGGCCCTCGGCTCCATGCTGATCCGGGTCGGCCTGGCCCCGCTCGGCCGGATGACCACCACCACGAGGCGGATCGCCGAGACCGACCTCACCGGCCCGGAGGCCGCGGTGCGGCTGCGGGCGCCGGTGCTGCCGCCCCAGACGGAGGTGGGTCAGCTCGGTTCGGGCCTGAACCACATGCTGGAGGCGATCGACGCGTCGTTCCAGGCACGCAACGAGGCCGAACGCCAACTGCGGCAGTTCATCGCCGACGCCTCCCACGAGCTGCGGACGCCGCTGTCGACGGTACGTGGGTACGCGGAACTCTTCGACCGTTCGACCCGGGACCGCGACGGCAGCCCCGAACTCGCCCGGAACCTCGACCTCGCCGAGCTCGGCACGGCGATGCGCCGGATCGCGGAGGAGTCGAACCGGATGAGCCTGCTGGTCGACGACCTGCTGCTGCTCGCCCGGCTGGACCAGGGCCGCCCGCTCGACCACCGCCCGGTCGACCTGTGCCGGCTGGCGGTGGACGCCGCCAGCGACTTCCGCGTCCGCGACCAGGACCACCCGATCAGGCTGGACCTGCCCGCCGACCCGCTGGTGGTGGACGGCGACGAGGGCCGGCTCCGCCAGGTGCTGGCCAACCTGCTAGCGAACGTGCACGCCCACACACCAGCCGGCACCGTCGTCGACCTGCGGGTGCGTGGTGACGGCGACGGCGCCGCGCTGATCGAGGTGCACGACGACGGGCCCGGCGTACCCCCGGTCGCGGTCGACCATGTCTTCGACCGCTTCTACCGCGCCGACACCTCGCGCACCCGGGCCAGCGGAGGCACCGGACTGGGACTCGCCATCGTGCAAGCCGTGGTTGACGCCCACCACGGAACGGTACGAGTGAGCAGCCGGCCCGGCGAGACGACGTTCCGCGTCCGGCTCCCGGCGGGCTGA
- a CDS encoding beta-class carbonic anhydrase has product MTGAFDDLLAANARYADDFQLAGFDGFAHAGVGLVTCMDSRIDPLGLLGLRPGDAKMVRNPGGRVTHQALLALILGVNLLKVERILVIPHTRCAMASATEAELRARVGEASGQDATWETFGAIADQESQLRDDVARVRAHPLIPDSVAVGGFLYDVDTGRLRPIV; this is encoded by the coding sequence ATGACCGGTGCTTTCGACGACCTGCTCGCCGCCAACGCGCGTTATGCCGACGACTTCCAGCTCGCGGGATTCGACGGGTTCGCCCACGCGGGCGTCGGGCTCGTCACCTGCATGGACTCCCGCATCGACCCCCTCGGCCTGCTGGGCCTGCGGCCCGGCGACGCCAAGATGGTGCGCAACCCCGGCGGACGAGTCACCCACCAGGCGCTGCTGGCGCTCATCCTGGGCGTCAATCTGCTGAAGGTCGAGCGGATTCTGGTGATTCCGCACACCCGCTGCGCGATGGCCTCGGCCACCGAGGCCGAGCTGCGTGCCCGGGTCGGCGAGGCGAGCGGGCAGGACGCCACGTGGGAGACGTTCGGTGCGATCGCCGACCAGGAGAGCCAGCTGCGCGACGACGTGGCCCGCGTGCGCGCGCATCCGCTGATTCCCGACTCGGTCGCCGTGGGCGGCTTCCTGTACGACGTGGACACCGGGCGGCTCCGCCCGATCGTGTGA
- a CDS encoding ferredoxin reductase family protein: MRALMVRHSPWLVWCGVAAGAAALTLLWWTSTLPPTSFGAQLTEAGRLTGLYAGYLVVILLVLMARLPLLERQVGTDRLARIHSMVGRYVVCMTVAHMVLIWLGYAMTAHAGLGKELTQLLTGFPYVLWAVIGAGLFVLVGVVSATAVRSRVSYETWYLLHLLTYAGIALAFWHQILTGAQFVPNAVARWGWIGAYAAASALLIWFRLLVPVRNVWRHRLEVAAVRTEAPGVVSVYLTGARLDDLGAEAGQFMRLRFLTRNEWWQSHPYSLSAAPNPSWLRVTIKALGDHTEQLQRIRPGTRVLAEGPYGALTARRRSRHGVVLIAGGVGVTPLRALFESLPAEEGRLTLIYRASKHEDVVFRHELDEIAADRRAVVHYLVGPPGPGQEPALHPNWLRRLVPDVAERDAYLCGPGGMMTTAIESLRECGVPARRIHHEDFSF; the protein is encoded by the coding sequence ATGCGAGCTCTGATGGTGCGGCACTCCCCGTGGCTGGTGTGGTGCGGGGTCGCCGCGGGCGCCGCGGCCCTGACCCTGCTGTGGTGGACCAGCACCCTTCCGCCCACCTCCTTCGGCGCGCAGCTGACCGAGGCGGGCCGGCTGACCGGGCTGTACGCCGGCTACCTGGTGGTGATCCTGCTGGTGCTGATGGCCCGGCTGCCGCTGCTGGAACGCCAGGTCGGCACCGACCGGCTGGCCCGGATCCACAGCATGGTCGGACGCTACGTCGTGTGCATGACCGTCGCGCACATGGTGCTGATCTGGCTGGGGTACGCGATGACCGCGCACGCCGGGCTCGGCAAGGAGCTGACCCAGCTGCTGACCGGATTCCCGTACGTCCTGTGGGCGGTGATCGGCGCGGGACTCTTCGTGCTGGTCGGGGTGGTCTCGGCCACCGCGGTCCGCAGCCGGGTGAGCTACGAGACGTGGTATCTCCTGCACCTGTTGACCTATGCCGGCATCGCGCTCGCGTTCTGGCACCAGATCCTCACCGGTGCGCAGTTCGTGCCGAACGCCGTGGCGCGGTGGGGATGGATCGGGGCGTACGCCGCGGCGAGCGCCCTGCTGATCTGGTTCCGCCTCCTCGTCCCGGTCCGCAACGTCTGGCGGCACCGGCTGGAGGTGGCCGCGGTCCGGACCGAGGCGCCCGGTGTGGTGTCGGTCTACCTCACCGGCGCCCGGCTGGACGACCTCGGCGCGGAGGCGGGCCAGTTCATGCGGCTGCGGTTCCTCACCCGGAACGAGTGGTGGCAGTCCCATCCGTACTCCCTGTCCGCCGCACCCAACCCGAGCTGGCTGCGGGTGACCATCAAGGCGCTCGGTGACCACACCGAGCAGTTGCAGCGCATCCGGCCGGGCACGCGGGTGCTCGCCGAGGGTCCCTACGGCGCGCTCACCGCGCGGCGGCGCAGCCGGCACGGCGTGGTGCTGATCGCCGGCGGGGTCGGGGTGACCCCGCTGCGCGCGTTGTTCGAGTCGCTGCCCGCGGAGGAGGGCCGGCTCACCCTGATCTACCGCGCCAGCAAGCACGAGGACGTGGTGTTCCGGCACGAACTGGACGAGATCGCCGCCGACCGGCGGGCGGTCGTGCATTACCTGGTCGGTCCGCCCGGGCCCGGCCAGGAGCCGGCACTGCACCCGAACTGGCTGCGCCGCCTGGTGCCCGACGTCGCCGAGCGCGACGCCTACCTGTGCGGGCCCGGCGGGATGATGACCACCGCGATCGAGTCGCTGCGGGAGTGTGGGGTCCCCGCGCGGCGCATCCACCACGAGGACTTCAGCTTCTGA
- a CDS encoding OsmC family protein, which produces MTTTAAEKVVNGVDAGRLFQTITAIEQDPAIAKFNFRLSNFWVHGAHNRAVVADFDGARTTHRRDKTYFVYDKDEHPALLGEDRGANPVEYLLAGLAGCVTTTLVYHAAARGITLTRVDAELDGDIDLRGLLGMSEEVRPGYQSIRMTLHVEGDASREELADLVRLAERRSPVADVVMHGTPLRLTLADQDGNKGGPPKKNIPAQETSERGAR; this is translated from the coding sequence ATGACGACGACAGCCGCCGAGAAGGTCGTCAACGGCGTGGACGCAGGCAGGTTATTCCAGACCATCACCGCGATCGAACAGGATCCGGCGATCGCGAAGTTCAACTTCCGGCTCAGCAACTTCTGGGTCCATGGTGCACACAACCGGGCGGTCGTCGCCGACTTCGACGGCGCCCGTACGACACACCGCAGGGACAAGACGTACTTCGTCTACGACAAGGACGAACACCCGGCACTGCTCGGTGAGGACCGGGGCGCGAACCCGGTGGAGTACCTCCTCGCCGGACTGGCCGGATGTGTCACCACCACGCTCGTCTACCACGCGGCGGCCCGGGGGATCACCCTCACCAGGGTGGACGCCGAACTCGACGGCGACATCGACCTGCGGGGACTGCTCGGCATGTCGGAGGAGGTTCGTCCCGGCTACCAGAGCATCCGGATGACGCTGCACGTCGAGGGGGACGCCAGCAGGGAGGAGCTCGCCGATCTGGTACGCCTCGCCGAACGCCGCTCGCCGGTGGCCGACGTCGTGATGCACGGCACGCCGTTGCGTCTCACCCTCGCCGACCAGGACGGGAACAAGGGCGGGCCCCCGAAGAAGAACATCCCGGCGCAGGAGACTTCTGAGCGCGGCGCCCGGTAG
- a CDS encoding response regulator transcription factor yields the protein MADPPVRVLVVDDERYLAEMIASALRYEGWQTMVAGTADQALNQARDFEPSAIVLDVMLPDTDGFALFSALRAKGVDAPVIFLTARDATEDRVRGLTIGGDDYVTKPFSLEELIARLRTVMRRAAVTVPRGTGLRVADLMLDEDSREVRRGDRLIELTPTEFELLRFLMRNARTVLSKAQILDRVWNYDFGGNANVVELYISYLRRKIDVDAEPLIHTVRGVGYVLRPPLS from the coding sequence ATGGCCGACCCGCCGGTGCGGGTGCTGGTCGTCGACGACGAGCGCTACCTCGCCGAGATGATCGCCTCCGCGCTGCGCTACGAGGGCTGGCAGACCATGGTCGCCGGCACCGCCGACCAGGCGCTGAACCAGGCCCGCGACTTCGAGCCGTCCGCGATCGTGCTGGACGTGATGCTGCCCGACACCGACGGATTCGCGTTGTTTTCGGCGCTTCGCGCCAAAGGAGTCGATGCGCCCGTCATCTTCCTCACCGCGCGCGACGCCACCGAGGACCGGGTACGCGGGCTCACCATCGGTGGCGACGACTATGTCACCAAGCCGTTCAGCCTGGAGGAGCTCATCGCCCGGCTGCGTACGGTCATGCGGCGGGCGGCCGTCACGGTCCCCCGCGGCACCGGCCTGCGGGTGGCCGACCTGATGCTCGACGAGGACTCCCGCGAGGTCCGCCGCGGCGACCGGTTGATCGAGCTGACCCCGACGGAGTTCGAGCTGCTGCGGTTCCTGATGCGCAACGCCCGCACGGTGCTGTCCAAGGCGCAGATCCTGGATCGGGTGTGGAACTACGACTTCGGCGGCAACGCCAACGTGGTCGAGCTCTACATCTCCTATCTCCGCCGCAAGATCGACGTCGACGCCGAGCCGTTGATCCACACGGTCCGCGGGGTCGGCTACGTCCTCCGCCCACCGCTTTCGTGA
- a CDS encoding MASE1 domain-containing protein yields the protein MERSPGLRRAGIVGLQILVVAAAFYGTAQLGLMVGLVDGQISPFWPPTGIALVGLLLFGPRVWPGVLLGALIQEGTHDPAAAALPTAAGTTLACLTAYWALRKVGFRTELDRLRDALALVFLAAFGGMLISSTIGTVVRIAVGLSEPSYFLPTWLTWWTGDAMGILIVAPLLLTLARIPWRQRIRTGTLLEILVLLAATFVVVLTGARMFGILFLAFPLLVWAAWRFQLPGAAPVALLASADAIYAAVHAIGPFAGRSLFDTMVILQMFDGAVALTGLLLSVAIIERDRARQEIERTCERLGEVLDHFDRSADSLRAAPQTSEQRAVLRESHRPKKVEGPPYSSPGGPSPPVNGWLR from the coding sequence GTGGAGCGCTCTCCCGGGCTCCGACGAGCTGGAATCGTTGGGCTGCAGATCCTCGTCGTTGCGGCCGCCTTCTACGGAACGGCGCAACTGGGGCTGATGGTCGGCCTGGTCGACGGACAGATCAGCCCATTCTGGCCGCCCACCGGAATCGCATTGGTCGGTTTGCTGCTCTTCGGCCCCCGGGTGTGGCCCGGAGTTCTCCTCGGTGCCCTCATCCAGGAGGGGACCCATGACCCCGCAGCCGCCGCCCTGCCCACTGCCGCTGGAACCACGCTCGCGTGCCTGACTGCGTACTGGGCACTACGCAAGGTCGGCTTCCGGACCGAACTGGACCGGCTGCGGGATGCGCTCGCGCTGGTGTTCCTCGCCGCGTTCGGCGGCATGCTCATCAGCTCGACCATCGGCACCGTGGTCCGGATAGCTGTCGGTCTCAGCGAGCCCAGCTACTTCCTGCCGACGTGGCTGACCTGGTGGACCGGCGACGCTATGGGCATCCTCATCGTCGCGCCGCTGCTGCTGACTCTCGCGCGGATCCCCTGGCGGCAGAGGATCCGCACGGGCACGCTGCTGGAGATCCTCGTGCTGTTGGCCGCCACATTCGTGGTCGTGCTGACGGGTGCGCGGATGTTCGGCATCCTCTTCCTGGCATTTCCACTGCTGGTCTGGGCTGCGTGGAGGTTCCAGCTGCCGGGGGCCGCTCCGGTGGCGCTGCTCGCCTCGGCGGACGCGATCTACGCGGCGGTGCACGCCATCGGGCCGTTCGCCGGACGTAGCTTGTTCGACACCATGGTGATCCTGCAGATGTTCGATGGGGCGGTCGCCCTGACCGGGCTGCTGCTGTCCGTCGCCATCATCGAGCGAGACCGGGCGAGACAGGAGATCGAACGCACCTGTGAGCGGCTGGGGGAGGTGCTCGACCACTTCGACCGCAGCGCAGACTCGTTGCGGGCGGCACCACAGACCTCGGAGCAGCGGGCTGTGCTGCGGGAGTCGCATCGGCCGAAAAAGGTCGAAGGACCCCCGTACAGCAGCCCGGGTGGCCCTTCCCCGCCTGTCAACGGTTGGTTGCGCTGA
- a CDS encoding 13E12 repeat family protein, with product MSDGGGYFGDDPGDGPGRRRVLPDGFADVAGGPRLAVLLASVDRGVCNGLEVEERARAWRRLIGWAEAECLSEVNELAYADPGMPDDPAQRSAEMDPMTQAVLEPLLRWSGYRASWYLALALTLPRLPRTRAALASGGLEVTDVRAIVDRITDAKPDLWGAIEDAIFPKVLELRGGLLRAKVEAEVVKADPEAAGKRHRAARTGRNVAIWPAVDGVADLAIRGLSADQAAEAYGYIDAIARAVKSAGDPRKLSQLRADIAFSLLSGTADLVDCSAPTATTDQGDNQAVQDTAPHGRAGTEADDQTPAEGESEQQSEEQVQGDSEQRPAEAESPQEQDDARAARRRAASPRRRPARERAGVGRHRPGRVGALCRAPVPRPRSARQLV from the coding sequence ATGAGCGACGGCGGTGGATACTTCGGCGACGATCCGGGTGATGGTCCGGGTCGCCGTCGGGTGCTGCCGGATGGGTTTGCTGATGTGGCGGGTGGGCCGCGGCTTGCGGTGTTGCTGGCTTCGGTGGATCGCGGGGTGTGTAACGGGTTGGAGGTGGAGGAGCGGGCCAGGGCGTGGCGGCGGTTGATCGGCTGGGCGGAGGCCGAGTGTCTGTCGGAGGTGAACGAGCTGGCCTACGCCGACCCCGGTATGCCCGATGACCCGGCGCAGCGCAGTGCCGAGATGGACCCGATGACCCAGGCCGTCCTGGAACCGCTGCTGCGGTGGTCCGGTTACCGCGCCAGCTGGTACCTGGCACTGGCCCTCACCCTGCCCCGCCTGCCCCGGACACGAGCAGCGCTGGCGTCCGGTGGGCTGGAGGTCACCGACGTGCGGGCGATCGTGGACCGGATCACCGACGCCAAACCCGACCTGTGGGGTGCGATCGAGGACGCGATCTTCCCCAAGGTGCTGGAACTTCGGGGCGGGCTGTTGCGGGCCAAGGTCGAGGCCGAGGTCGTGAAAGCTGACCCCGAGGCTGCCGGTAAACGGCACCGCGCCGCGCGGACGGGGCGGAACGTCGCGATCTGGCCGGCTGTCGACGGGGTCGCCGACCTCGCGATCCGTGGCCTGTCCGCTGACCAGGCCGCGGAGGCGTACGGCTACATCGACGCGATCGCACGTGCCGTGAAGTCCGCCGGCGACCCGCGCAAGCTGAGCCAACTCCGTGCGGACATCGCCTTCTCCCTGCTCAGCGGCACCGCCGACCTCGTTGACTGTTCCGCCCCCACAGCCACCACCGACCAGGGCGACAACCAGGCCGTCCAGGACACCGCCCCACACGGGCGGGCCGGCACCGAGGCCGACGACCAGACGCCGGCAGAAGGTGAGTCCGAGCAGCAGTCGGAGGAACAGGTCCAGGGCGACTCTGAGCAGCGCCCCGCGGAAGCCGAGTCTCCGCAGGAGCAGGACGACGCGCGAGCAGCCCGAAGACGAGCCGCGAGCCCGAGACGACGCCCAGCCCGAGAGCGAGCGGGCGTAGGGAGACACCGACCAGGACGAGTTGGGGCGCTGTGCCGTGCACCGGTTCCCCGACCACGATCTGCACGACAGCTGGTGTGA
- a CDS encoding bifunctional 5,10-methylenetetrahydrofolate dehydrogenase/5,10-methenyltetrahydrofolate cyclohydrolase has protein sequence MTARLLDGRAVAATVDEHTTADVARLAAAGIVPTLAVVVPTDDEGTAWYVRSIARAGKRLGITCLVDTLHGADAATLTGHLAARSADPAVHGVICQTPLPAGVTLAGLGAAIAPDKDVDGANPTSLGLLAAGSVEAFAPATAQAVLEILRHEQVPLEGRRVVVVGRSTVVGKPAALLLLAEHATVTVCHSRSADLPALCREADVLVAAVGRPGLIGVDHVRPGAVVVDVGTNPTPDGGLAGDVDPAVAAVAGALTPVPGGVGPVTTALLHRHTALAAVRACLR, from the coding sequence ATGACCGCCCGACTGCTCGACGGGCGGGCCGTGGCGGCGACCGTGGACGAGCACACCACCGCCGACGTGGCCCGGCTGGCCGCGGCTGGGATCGTTCCCACCCTGGCGGTGGTGGTGCCGACCGACGACGAGGGAACGGCGTGGTACGTCCGCTCGATCGCCCGGGCGGGCAAGCGGCTCGGCATCACCTGCCTGGTCGACACGCTGCACGGCGCCGACGCCGCCACCCTCACCGGCCATCTCGCCGCGAGGTCGGCCGACCCCGCGGTGCACGGCGTGATCTGCCAGACCCCGCTGCCGGCCGGCGTCACCCTGGCCGGCCTCGGTGCGGCGATCGCACCGGACAAGGACGTCGACGGGGCCAACCCGACCTCGCTGGGGCTGCTCGCCGCGGGCTCGGTCGAGGCGTTCGCACCCGCGACCGCGCAGGCGGTGCTGGAGATCCTGCGCCACGAGCAGGTGCCGCTGGAGGGCCGGCGCGTCGTGGTGGTCGGCCGTTCGACCGTGGTGGGCAAACCCGCCGCGCTGCTGTTGCTCGCCGAGCACGCCACCGTGACGGTCTGCCACTCCCGCTCGGCCGACCTGCCCGCGCTGTGCCGGGAGGCGGACGTGCTGGTGGCGGCCGTCGGGCGTCCCGGGCTGATCGGCGTGGACCACGTACGCCCCGGCGCGGTCGTCGTGGACGTCGGCACCAACCCCACCCCGGACGGCGGACTGGCCGGCGACGTCGACCCGGCCGTCGCCGCGGTGGCGGGAGCGCTCACACCGGTGCCCGGAGGTGTCGGCCCGGTGACCACCGCGCTGCTGCACCGACACACCGCGCTCGCCGCGGTGCGGGCCTGCCTCAGGTAG
- a CDS encoding class I SAM-dependent methyltransferase, which produces MDQHTTVNQAMWNELAPLHAASDYYDVESFLRGKSTLGALELAEVGDVTGKRLLHLMCHFGMDTLSWVREGAQVTGVDFSEEAIGIARDLATRTNTEAEFVVCDVLAAADHLNDTYDVVFLSKGVLMWIGDLDAWAATCARLLRPGGVLYVLDYHPLAMALSESGSAEGGLTLHGSYFGRADPTVVVKDGSYAVSDAGMAHQESREWTHTLGEVVTAVARAGITIEFLHEFPARAGGMPMPNLDRDGVRDELPAMFSVRAVRAGG; this is translated from the coding sequence ATGGACCAGCACACGACCGTCAACCAGGCAATGTGGAACGAGCTCGCTCCGCTGCACGCGGCGTCGGACTACTACGACGTGGAGTCGTTCCTGCGCGGGAAGAGCACGCTCGGCGCGCTCGAGCTGGCCGAGGTCGGTGACGTCACCGGCAAACGGCTGCTGCACCTGATGTGCCACTTCGGCATGGACACCCTGTCGTGGGTACGCGAGGGCGCGCAGGTCACCGGCGTCGACTTCTCCGAGGAGGCGATCGGGATCGCCCGTGACCTCGCCACCCGGACGAACACCGAGGCCGAGTTCGTGGTCTGCGACGTGCTCGCCGCGGCCGACCACCTGAACGACACCTACGACGTGGTCTTCTTGTCCAAGGGCGTGCTGATGTGGATCGGCGACCTGGACGCGTGGGCGGCGACCTGCGCGCGACTCCTCCGCCCGGGCGGCGTGCTCTACGTGCTCGACTACCACCCGCTGGCGATGGCGCTGTCGGAGTCCGGCAGTGCGGAGGGTGGCCTGACCCTGCACGGCAGCTACTTCGGCCGAGCGGACCCGACCGTCGTCGTCAAGGACGGCTCGTACGCGGTGTCCGACGCCGGCATGGCACACCAGGAGTCGCGGGAGTGGACCCACACGCTGGGGGAGGTGGTGACCGCCGTCGCCCGCGCCGGAATCACGATCGAGTTCCTGCACGAGTTCCCGGCCCGGGCAGGTGGCATGCCGATGCCGAACCTCGACCGCGACGGCGTTCGCGACGAACTTCCCGCGATGTTCTCGGTCCGGGCCGTACGCGCGGGAGGGTAG
- a CDS encoding FMN-binding protein, with protein MKRIVLTALTTITGIVLLLGVKSQTGAPGLATLAAPGAGSGSTATKRTSAPRATPTPTATVTPTPTGTPTPRKKKLTTKKKSSTSKAKATPRKVTHPRVTPKPKPKPVTRMKVAGQTADTPYGPVQVKVTMLGHRITDVTALQLPGGNQRSSEIAGFAAPQLRKEALSAQSAHIDSVSGATYTSQGYITSLQSALDRAGA; from the coding sequence ATGAAACGCATCGTGCTCACCGCGCTGACCACCATCACCGGGATCGTGCTGCTGCTGGGGGTGAAGTCGCAGACCGGCGCACCCGGCCTGGCCACGCTGGCCGCTCCGGGTGCGGGCTCGGGGTCGACGGCGACCAAGCGCACATCCGCACCTCGTGCGACGCCGACTCCCACGGCCACCGTCACGCCGACTCCCACCGGCACACCGACCCCCCGCAAGAAGAAGTTGACGACGAAGAAGAAGTCGTCGACCTCGAAGGCGAAGGCGACGCCGAGGAAGGTCACCCACCCGAGGGTCACGCCGAAGCCCAAGCCGAAGCCCGTCACGAGGATGAAGGTGGCGGGGCAGACCGCGGACACGCCGTACGGACCGGTGCAGGTGAAGGTCACCATGCTCGGCCACCGGATCACCGACGTCACCGCGCTGCAACTGCCGGGTGGCAATCAGCGGAGCTCCGAGATCGCCGGGTTCGCCGCACCCCAACTGCGCAAGGAGGCGCTGTCGGCGCAGAGCGCCCACATCGACAGCGTGTCCGGTGCGACGTACACCAGCCAGGGCTACATCACCTCGCTGCAGTCCGCGCTCGACAGGGCCGGCGCGTGA
- a CDS encoding HNH endonuclease signature motif containing protein has protein sequence MQLNIPLTTLMGLSTRPGELGGVGPVITEVARRIVANHLDNPEARFSVGVTHPVTGRLLHLHPIPARFLRGLQAELVHARDQRCVWTTCRRPAATCHLDHNTEYADGGETSVDNIAPLCPRHHKAKTERDWKLKQTGPGEHTLTDPFGRHYRSSAPSLTDPAVDEAMATAGARSADDDLPPF, from the coding sequence GTGCAGCTGAACATACCGTTGACCACCCTGATGGGGTTGTCCACCCGGCCCGGTGAGCTCGGCGGAGTCGGGCCCGTCATCACCGAGGTTGCTCGCCGGATCGTGGCGAACCACCTCGACAATCCCGAAGCCCGCTTCAGTGTCGGGGTCACCCATCCGGTCACCGGGCGCCTACTTCACCTCCATCCGATCCCGGCGAGGTTCCTGCGGGGGCTGCAGGCCGAGCTGGTGCATGCCCGCGACCAGCGCTGTGTGTGGACCACCTGCAGACGTCCTGCGGCGACGTGTCACCTGGACCACAACACCGAGTACGCCGACGGTGGAGAAACCTCCGTGGACAACATCGCACCCCTGTGCCCACGCCACCACAAGGCGAAAACCGAACGGGACTGGAAACTCAAGCAGACCGGGCCCGGCGAACACACCCTCACCGATCCGTTCGGCCGGCACTACCGCAGCAGCGCACCGTCCCTCACCGACCCAGCCGTCGACGAGGCGATGGCCACCGCCGGAGCGCGGTCGGCCGACGACGACCTGCCACCGTTCTGA